Proteins encoded together in one Streptomyces rubradiris window:
- a CDS encoding ACP S-malonyltransferase: MHCLVFPGQGAQRRGMGEALFERYPRETAAASELLGYSVAELCRDDPEGRLADTRYAQPAVFLVNALSWLDLERAGRRYDYFAGHSLGEFNALVAAGAIGLMDGLALVRRRAELMAGVTGGAMVAVVGQDSAQVEATLRTAGFNLVHVANRNSDRQVTVAGDRRQLALAAKALRGPGVRVLPVHVSGPFHTPAMAPAGRAFADVLRAYEFRAGHTPVMSSVTGAEFDPGQAVQLLSRQISRPVEWVRTVRALRAAGVDHFDEADGTTLTAFIARIAAQPTEERV; encoded by the coding sequence ATGCACTGTCTGGTCTTCCCCGGCCAAGGCGCACAGCGCAGAGGTATGGGGGAAGCACTGTTCGAGCGGTACCCGCGAGAGACCGCGGCCGCGTCCGAGCTGCTCGGATACTCCGTCGCGGAGCTGTGCCGCGACGACCCCGAGGGCCGGCTCGCCGACACCCGCTACGCCCAGCCGGCCGTCTTCCTCGTCAACGCGCTGTCCTGGCTGGACCTGGAACGGGCCGGCCGGCGCTACGACTACTTCGCCGGGCACAGCCTGGGCGAGTTCAACGCGCTGGTGGCCGCCGGAGCCATCGGTCTCATGGACGGCCTCGCCCTGGTCCGGCGCCGCGCCGAGCTGATGGCCGGCGTCACCGGCGGCGCCATGGTCGCGGTGGTCGGGCAGGACTCGGCACAGGTCGAGGCGACACTGCGCACCGCCGGGTTCAACCTGGTGCACGTCGCCAACCGCAACAGCGACCGGCAGGTCACGGTGGCCGGCGACCGGCGGCAACTGGCGCTCGCGGCCAAGGCCCTGCGCGGCCCGGGCGTCCGGGTGCTGCCGGTGCACGTGAGCGGCCCGTTCCACACGCCGGCGATGGCACCGGCCGGCCGGGCGTTCGCGGACGTCCTGCGCGCGTACGAGTTCCGCGCTGGGCACACGCCCGTGATGTCGAGCGTCACCGGCGCCGAGTTCGATCCCGGCCAGGCCGTCCAGCTGCTCAGCAGGCAGATCTCCCGCCCGGTGGAGTGGGTACGCACCGTCCGCGCCCTGCGCGCCGCCGGCGTGGACCACTTCGACGAGGCCGACGGCACCACTCTCACCGCCTTCATCGCACGGATCGCGGCACAGCCCACGGAGGAACGCGTATGA
- a CDS encoding ACP S-malonyltransferase — protein sequence MRDLYLFSGMAGMQGPPLAALRALYARPENARYFTTAVEAVAGVLDHVGADAYRGELPGGFPLTAWLRGASPDDAALDHSIVDGLCAHLYQLCLLQPAIGGRDGDRPAPVAAIGHSLGLIGAVVAGLRITSRRQYTELCHDMITMTALTLIRCHQQAPPRSGEATPMAAVTGLKAEELRDLAAHSPVHVALANSGRSHVLAGEPADLAGFRSRHARRFADTGVRWAYLRSTAPFHTPLLNAAVRAALEDRHLMTSTLTGDRLALPVYVADAPVNLQHRGDLLPDILAHAVCRPVDWPGTVHAAIDGCRPDRIVDFGPGPSARVFTRESLRGSHNGLRYRSIPAPAA from the coding sequence ATGCGAGACCTCTACCTGTTCAGCGGCATGGCGGGGATGCAAGGACCGCCGCTCGCCGCGTTACGGGCGCTGTACGCGCGCCCCGAGAACGCCCGGTACTTCACCACCGCTGTCGAGGCGGTGGCCGGCGTGCTCGACCACGTCGGTGCGGACGCCTACCGCGGGGAACTGCCCGGCGGCTTCCCGCTGACCGCCTGGCTCCGCGGCGCGTCGCCCGACGACGCCGCGCTGGACCACTCCATCGTCGACGGGCTGTGCGCCCACCTCTACCAACTGTGCCTGCTCCAGCCCGCGATCGGCGGCCGTGACGGCGACCGACCCGCGCCGGTGGCCGCCATCGGCCACAGTCTGGGCCTGATCGGCGCGGTGGTCGCCGGGCTGCGGATCACCAGCCGCCGACAGTACACGGAACTCTGCCACGACATGATCACCATGACAGCGCTCACCCTGATCCGCTGTCACCAGCAGGCGCCGCCGCGGAGCGGCGAGGCCACCCCGATGGCAGCGGTGACGGGCCTGAAGGCCGAGGAACTGCGCGACCTCGCGGCTCACTCCCCGGTGCACGTCGCGCTCGCCAACTCCGGCCGCTCGCACGTGCTGGCCGGAGAACCGGCCGACCTCGCCGGCTTCCGGTCACGGCACGCACGGCGGTTCGCCGACACCGGGGTGCGCTGGGCCTATCTGCGCAGCACCGCGCCGTTCCACACCCCGCTGCTGAACGCCGCGGTGCGTGCGGCGCTGGAGGACCGGCACCTGATGACGTCCACGCTGACCGGAGACCGGCTGGCCCTGCCGGTCTACGTCGCCGACGCGCCGGTCAACCTCCAGCACCGCGGCGACCTGCTGCCGGACATCCTCGCCCACGCGGTGTGCCGGCCAGTGGACTGGCCCGGAACGGTCCACGCGGCGATCGACGGCTGCCGGCCCGACCGGATCGTCGACTTCGGCCCGGGCCCTTCGGCCCGGGTGTTCACCCGGGAGAGCCTGCGCGGCAGCCACAACGGGCTGCGCTACCGCAGCATCCCCGCACCAGCGGCCTGA
- a CDS encoding S8 family peptidase, giving the protein MAQLRSKRIRFAAMAAIASTALAGGLAAVPAQAAPAVGKVIGAGSPTAVRDSYIVTLRKDAGFKASSIRGKKLVKRYGGSVTRTFGSALNGYAATLSTAEAERLAADPAVAAVEQNQRVGVTDTTQSNAPWGLDRIDQTSLPLSGTYAYPDSAGSGVTAYVIDTGVRITHQQISGRASYGYDAVDGDTNAADGNGHGTHVATTIAGSTYGVAKKAKIVAVRVLDNNGSGTTAGVIAGIDWVTRNHSGPSVANLSLGGGASATLDAAVRTSIASGVTYAVAAGNSNANASSYSPARVAEAITVGATTSTDARASYSNYGSVLDVFAPGSSVTAGWNTGDTATNTISGTSMATPHVAGAAAVYLAGHASATPAQVATALVNGATAGKVTGAGSGSPNRLLKLVP; this is encoded by the coding sequence ATGGCACAACTGCGGAGCAAGAGAATACGGTTCGCCGCGATGGCCGCGATCGCGTCGACCGCCTTGGCCGGCGGTCTCGCCGCCGTCCCCGCCCAGGCCGCTCCCGCCGTGGGCAAGGTGATCGGTGCCGGCTCGCCCACGGCGGTCCGGGACAGTTACATCGTGACGCTCCGGAAGGACGCCGGATTCAAGGCCTCCTCGATCAGGGGCAAGAAACTGGTCAAGCGGTACGGCGGCAGCGTGACCAGGACGTTCGGTAGCGCGCTGAACGGCTACGCCGCCACCCTCTCCACGGCGGAGGCCGAGCGCCTGGCCGCCGACCCGGCGGTGGCCGCCGTCGAGCAGAACCAGCGGGTCGGCGTCACCGACACCACGCAGTCCAACGCGCCGTGGGGCCTCGACCGCATCGACCAGACCTCCCTGCCCCTGTCCGGCACCTACGCCTACCCGGACAGCGCCGGCAGCGGTGTGACCGCCTACGTCATCGACACCGGCGTACGCATCACGCACCAGCAGATCAGCGGCCGCGCCTCCTACGGTTACGACGCCGTCGACGGTGACACCAACGCCGCGGACGGCAACGGCCACGGAACCCATGTGGCCACCACCATCGCCGGCTCCACCTACGGCGTGGCCAAGAAAGCGAAGATCGTCGCCGTGCGGGTACTGGACAACAACGGCTCCGGGACCACCGCCGGAGTCATCGCCGGCATCGACTGGGTGACCCGGAACCACTCCGGTCCCTCCGTCGCCAACCTGTCCCTCGGCGGCGGTGCCTCCGCCACGCTGGACGCGGCCGTGCGCACCTCCATCGCGAGCGGCGTGACGTACGCGGTGGCCGCCGGCAACAGCAACGCCAACGCCTCCTCGTACTCCCCGGCCCGGGTCGCCGAGGCCATCACCGTCGGCGCGACGACCAGCACCGACGCCCGGGCGAGCTACTCCAACTACGGCTCCGTGCTGGACGTCTTCGCCCCGGGATCCTCCGTCACGGCCGGCTGGAACACCGGCGACACCGCGACCAACACGATCTCCGGCACCTCCATGGCGACCCCGCACGTCGCCGGAGCAGCGGCGGTCTACCTGGCCGGCCACGCCTCCGCCACACCGGCCCAGGTCGCCACGGCCCTGGTGAACGGGGCGACGGCAGGCAAGGTCACCGGCGCCGGCTCGGGCTCGCCCAACCGCCTGCTGAAGCTCGTACCGTGA
- a CDS encoding transposase, whose protein sequence is MAARPPSPRTVAGWILSRPETLTEPEQLQLKTVRAHCPEIDALTRHVRSFATMLTERQGERLPDWLDAVRQDDLPSLHTLAAGITRDLDAVIAGPTLAWNSGAIEGHVNRIILWNLSCQARLSRPGLNEWPCP, encoded by the coding sequence GTGGCCGCCCGGCCGCCCTCGCCCCGGACGGTCGCCGGATGGATCCTCAGCCGCCCGGAAACCCTCACCGAGCCCGAACAGCTCCAGCTCAAGACTGTCCGCGCCCACTGCCCCGAAATCGACGCCCTCACCCGGCACGTCCGCTCCTTCGCGACCATGCTCACCGAGCGCCAGGGCGAGCGACTGCCTGACTGGCTCGACGCCGTCCGACAGGACGACCTGCCCAGCCTCCACACCCTCGCCGCCGGCATCACCCGCGACCTCGACGCCGTCATCGCCGGACCGACCCTGGCCTGGAACTCGGGTGCCATCGAAGGGCACGTCAACCGGATCATTCTGTGGAATCTGAGTTGTCAAGCGAGGCTCTCCAGGCCTGGTCTTAATGAGTGGCCGTGTCCCTGA
- a CDS encoding SDR family oxidoreductase produces MTVLIIGGSGFLGAELVRQATSVGRVTATTFNSRPGQAPDAPWHRLDLRDPRRLGEVIDTVAPSAVINASSGAADWAVTADGSVRLAQMTARRGIRLVHVSSDAVFSGASRSRYDETALPDPVTPYGAAKAAAETAVRLLHPDAVVARTSLIIGDGDSVHEQAVRELAAGTRKGALFTDDIRCPVHVADLATALWELASSDATGVFHLAGPDALSRYELGVLIARRDGIDPCLLPTGRRADTRILGALDVRLDSRATQGRLSTRLRGAGEFLDTTR; encoded by the coding sequence ATGACGGTGCTGATCATCGGCGGCAGCGGTTTCCTGGGGGCCGAACTGGTGCGTCAGGCGACGTCCGTCGGCCGCGTCACCGCAACGACCTTCAACTCCCGCCCCGGCCAAGCCCCTGACGCCCCGTGGCACCGCCTGGACCTACGAGATCCCCGTCGCCTCGGCGAGGTCATCGACACAGTGGCCCCCAGCGCGGTGATCAACGCCTCCAGCGGGGCGGCGGACTGGGCGGTCACCGCCGACGGCTCCGTCCGCCTCGCCCAGATGACGGCGCGGCGGGGGATCCGCCTCGTGCACGTCTCCAGCGACGCCGTCTTCTCCGGGGCCTCCCGCTCCCGTTACGACGAGACGGCTCTTCCCGATCCGGTGACCCCCTACGGGGCGGCGAAGGCGGCCGCTGAGACCGCGGTGCGCCTGCTCCACCCTGACGCGGTCGTCGCCCGTACCTCGCTGATCATCGGCGACGGCGACTCCGTCCACGAGCAGGCGGTGCGCGAGCTGGCCGCCGGCACCCGGAAGGGGGCGTTGTTCACGGACGACATCCGCTGCCCGGTGCATGTCGCCGACCTGGCGACCGCCCTGTGGGAACTCGCCTCGTCGGACGCGACAGGCGTCTTCCACCTCGCCGGACCCGATGCCCTCAGCCGCTACGAACTCGGTGTGCTCATCGCCCGGCGCGACGGGATCGACCCCTGCCTGCTGCCGACCGGCCGCCGGGCCGACACGCGCATCCTCGGAGCACTGGACGTGCGCCTCGACAGCCGGGCCACACAGGGGCGCCTGAGCACCCGGCTCCGCGGCGCCGGGGAGTTCCTCGACACGACCCGATGA
- a CDS encoding MFS transporter, translated as MPAAAVAPSALAPEERDAAADGGFDAVGAILATAGSSLLVLGPVSGPEAGWGSLRGVGSIAAAVVLLAIFALVENKTRNPLVPMRLFGNRSLVTAVLIILVFQSALGGSCYIFTNFLQGVLAHDALEAGLAFVPLTIISMAASLRLAGLLLGKWGSRATLFTGMLINGVGVIVLAVPMSTGASFWSLVPGLGIWGIGGGVTFPAMFACAASGVAPQEAGAASAPATTSQQIGGAAGLAVLVAIATAGLAGSAGAAPAVADVAEGLRTAMWIGGTASVIGGLPAFTLKKPGAPAAEVPQEQAEELGVRSAG; from the coding sequence TTGCCCGCCGCGGCCGTCGCACCCAGCGCTCTCGCCCCGGAGGAGCGCGACGCCGCCGCCGACGGCGGTTTCGATGCCGTGGGCGCGATCCTCGCCACGGCCGGCTCATCCCTGCTGGTCCTCGGTCCAGTCAGCGGTCCGGAGGCGGGCTGGGGTTCGCTGCGCGGTGTGGGTTCGATCGCCGCCGCTGTCGTCCTCCTGGCGATCTTCGCCCTGGTCGAGAACAAGACCCGCAACCCGCTGGTTCCGATGCGTCTGTTCGGCAACCGCAGCCTGGTGACGGCTGTCCTGATCATCCTGGTCTTCCAGAGCGCCCTGGGCGGGTCGTGCTACATCTTCACGAACTTCCTCCAGGGCGTGCTCGCCCACGACGCGCTGGAGGCCGGTCTCGCCTTCGTCCCGCTGACGATCATCTCGATGGCCGCGTCCCTGAGGTTGGCCGGCTTGCTGCTCGGCAAGTGGGGCTCGCGCGCCACTCTCTTCACCGGCATGCTCATCAACGGCGTCGGCGTGATCGTGCTGGCCGTCCCGATGTCGACCGGTGCCTCCTTCTGGTCCCTCGTTCCCGGCCTGGGCATCTGGGGCATCGGCGGCGGTGTCACCTTCCCGGCGATGTTCGCCTGCGCCGCCTCCGGGGTGGCTCCGCAGGAGGCGGGTGCGGCATCGGCACCGGCCACCACCTCACAGCAGATCGGCGGTGCCGCCGGACTCGCGGTCCTCGTCGCGATCGCCACGGCCGGCCTGGCCGGTTCCGCCGGCGCCGCACCCGCCGTCGCGGACGTCGCCGAGGGCCTGCGCACCGCGATGTGGATCGGCGGCACGGCCTCCGTCATCGGCGGCCTGCCGGCCTTCACCCTCAAGAAGCCAGGTGCCCCCGCGGCCGAAGTCCCGCAGGAGCAGGCGGAGGAACTCGGGGTCCGCAGCGCCGGCTGA
- a CDS encoding MFS transporter codes for MRINAGRALGFTAQSLQWVVSACAVAFGGFLLFGDRTVDRLGARRMVVLGLVIFGPSCLLGGFAEAPGLLITARAIQGFGAALLTPATLTLIDTRFTEGSERNRALAVWGPAAAVVWPPERCTAVS; via the coding sequence ATGCGCATCAACGCCGGCAGGGCGCTCGGCTTCACCGCTCAGTCGCTGCAGTGGGTGGTCAGTGCCTGCGCGGTCGCCTTCGGCGGATTCCTGCTCTTCGGCGACCGCACGGTCGATCGCCTCGGAGCCCGCCGCATGGTCGTACTCGGCCTCGTGATCTTCGGCCCCTCCTGCCTCCTCGGGGGCTTCGCCGAGGCTCCCGGCCTGCTGATCACGGCTCGTGCGATCCAGGGCTTCGGTGCCGCCCTGCTCACACCGGCCACGCTCACTCTGATCGACACGCGCTTCACCGAGGGTTCCGAGCGCAACAGGGCTCTCGCGGTGTGGGGGCCTGCGGCAGCGGTGGTCTGGCCGCCGGAGCGCTGCACGGCGGTGTCCTGA
- a CDS encoding alkaline phosphatase D family protein, with product MTPAARPSQHAPELRAAARQFGRRRFLTGTGAAAALAFAVNLPAAGTAAATEFDARRITDDPFTLGVASGDPLPGSVLLWTRLAPQPYQPDGGLPARRVTVHWELAHDANFRRIVRRGTAPAHPEFGHTVHVEVPHLPADRVFFYRFRAGSWLSPTGRTRTAPLPGARPAALTLGAVSCQAYADGYYTAYRHLAEDDVDVVFHLGDYLYEYAVNATGNDRKYTDRTLPAHYNRETVTLEDYRLRYALFKSDPDLMAAHAAHPFVVTWDDHETENNYADDTPEDGGSAEEFLLRRASAYRAYWENQPLRRPQLPTGSDMRLYRRLHWGRLAQFDVLDTRQYRSDQAYGDGWQYPGPESEDPARTLTGATQERWLIDGWRASRALWNVVPQQVTFSRRYNTTATPSKVSMDSWDGYPASRERVLAGAEAAGVENLMVLTGDVHVHYAFDIKRDFDDPGSRTVGTEIVTTSITSGRDGADKPSNWATYLAANPHMKFYNGRRGYVTVTLGREAARADFKTVPYVTRPGAPVTTAASFVTEAGAPGLEPA from the coding sequence ATGACACCCGCCGCACGCCCGTCCCAGCACGCCCCCGAACTACGCGCCGCCGCCCGGCAGTTCGGCCGACGCCGTTTCCTCACCGGCACCGGCGCCGCCGCCGCGCTCGCCTTCGCCGTGAACCTGCCCGCCGCCGGTACGGCCGCCGCCACCGAGTTCGACGCCCGGCGAATCACGGACGACCCCTTCACGCTGGGCGTGGCCTCCGGCGACCCGCTGCCGGGCTCCGTCCTGCTGTGGACCCGGCTGGCCCCGCAGCCGTACCAGCCCGACGGCGGACTGCCCGCGCGGCGCGTCACCGTGCACTGGGAGCTGGCCCACGACGCGAACTTCCGCCGGATCGTCAGGCGCGGCACCGCGCCCGCCCACCCCGAGTTCGGCCACACCGTCCACGTCGAGGTGCCCCACCTGCCGGCGGACCGCGTGTTCTTCTACCGCTTCCGGGCCGGCTCCTGGCTGAGCCCCACCGGCCGCACCCGCACCGCCCCGCTGCCCGGCGCCCGCCCCGCGGCTCTCACCCTGGGCGCCGTCTCCTGCCAGGCCTACGCCGACGGCTACTACACCGCCTACCGCCACCTCGCCGAGGACGACGTGGACGTCGTCTTCCACCTGGGCGATTACCTGTACGAGTACGCCGTCAACGCCACCGGCAACGACCGCAAGTACACCGACCGCACCCTGCCGGCGCACTACAACCGCGAGACGGTCACGCTGGAGGACTACCGGCTGCGCTACGCCCTGTTCAAGTCCGACCCGGACCTGATGGCCGCGCACGCCGCGCACCCCTTCGTCGTCACCTGGGACGACCACGAGACGGAGAACAACTACGCCGACGACACCCCGGAGGACGGCGGCTCCGCCGAGGAGTTCCTGCTGCGCCGCGCCTCCGCCTACCGCGCCTACTGGGAGAACCAGCCGCTGCGCCGGCCCCAGCTGCCCACCGGCTCCGACATGCGGCTCTACCGCCGCCTGCACTGGGGGCGGCTCGCCCAGTTCGACGTCCTGGACACCCGTCAGTACCGCTCGGACCAGGCCTACGGCGACGGCTGGCAGTACCCCGGCCCGGAGTCCGAGGACCCGGCGCGCACGCTCACCGGCGCCACGCAGGAGCGGTGGCTGATCGACGGCTGGCGTGCCTCGCGGGCGCTGTGGAACGTCGTACCGCAGCAGGTCACCTTCTCCCGGCGGTACAACACCACCGCCACGCCGTCCAAGGTCTCCATGGACTCCTGGGACGGCTACCCGGCCTCTCGCGAGCGGGTCCTGGCGGGGGCCGAGGCCGCCGGCGTGGAGAACCTCATGGTCCTCACCGGCGACGTGCACGTGCACTACGCGTTCGACATCAAGCGCGACTTCGACGACCCCGGTTCCCGGACCGTGGGCACCGAGATCGTCACCACGTCGATCACCAGCGGACGCGACGGGGCGGACAAGCCGAGCAACTGGGCCACCTACCTCGCGGCCAACCCGCACATGAAGTTCTACAACGGACGGCGCGGCTATGTGACCGTCACGCTCGGGCGGGAAGCGGCCCGCGCCGACTTCAAGACCGTCCCGTACGTCACCAGGCCGGGCGCGCCCGTCACGACCGCGGCGTCCTTCGTCACGGAAGCCGGCGCCCCAGGACTCGAGCCGGCCTGA
- a CDS encoding MFS transporter, whose translation MRRNTSIVLLSVGHACVDIYQGAVAALVPFFVAERAYTYAVASGIVLAASLLSSVVQPVFGALTDRWAMPWLLPVSTFSGGVGIALSGLSGSYPLTLACVAISGIGVAAYHPESARVARIAGRGSHRAMSWFATGGSIGFALAPLMVAAVMAAGGLRWTPLLVLPALAGTAMSLPVVRAVRRGQATGPRVTVPAGSDNIASFVRLSLAVAFRSIAFIGLSTFISLYARQRLGGGTAAGTAALTVLYLGGAIGSVLGGSLAARWDRVTVSRWSYLITAAAVAGVVWVPGPALYLFVALTSAGLYVPFSLQVTLGQDYLPSRVGTASGVTLGLAVSIGGLAGPAIGGLADATSLRTALAPVVLMPLLSWLLLRTLSEPNVPRFRTEVPAKGDDAGTALGPAPADSR comes from the coding sequence GTGCGAAGGAACACATCGATCGTTCTGCTGTCCGTGGGTCACGCGTGTGTCGACATCTACCAAGGTGCTGTGGCGGCCCTGGTGCCGTTCTTCGTCGCCGAGCGTGCCTATACGTACGCGGTCGCCTCGGGCATCGTGCTGGCGGCCTCGCTGTTGTCCTCGGTGGTGCAGCCGGTGTTCGGCGCGCTCACCGACCGGTGGGCCATGCCCTGGCTGCTGCCGGTCAGCACGTTCTCCGGCGGTGTCGGTATCGCGCTGAGCGGCCTGAGCGGTTCTTACCCGCTCACCCTCGCATGCGTCGCGATATCGGGGATCGGGGTGGCCGCTTACCACCCCGAGTCCGCCCGGGTCGCCCGCATCGCCGGCCGGGGCAGTCACCGCGCCATGAGCTGGTTCGCCACGGGAGGCAGCATCGGCTTCGCGCTGGCCCCGCTCATGGTCGCCGCCGTGATGGCCGCCGGAGGACTGCGTTGGACACCCCTGCTGGTGTTGCCGGCCCTCGCCGGTACCGCCATGAGCCTGCCCGTGGTGCGTGCTGTGCGGCGCGGGCAGGCCACCGGACCCCGCGTGACGGTGCCCGCCGGAAGCGACAACATCGCCTCTTTCGTGAGACTGTCACTGGCCGTGGCCTTCCGGTCGATCGCGTTCATCGGTCTGAGCACCTTCATCTCGCTGTACGCCCGCCAGCGTCTGGGCGGCGGCACGGCCGCGGGCACCGCGGCCCTGACCGTGCTCTACCTCGGCGGTGCGATCGGCTCGGTACTCGGCGGGTCCCTGGCCGCCCGCTGGGACCGGGTGACGGTCTCGCGCTGGTCGTACCTGATCACGGCCGCGGCCGTCGCGGGCGTGGTGTGGGTGCCCGGCCCGGCCCTCTACCTGTTCGTGGCACTGACCTCGGCCGGCCTGTATGTGCCCTTCTCTCTGCAAGTCACGCTCGGCCAGGACTACTTGCCCTCCCGCGTCGGCACCGCCAGCGGGGTCACCCTGGGCCTGGCCGTCAGCATCGGCGGCCTGGCCGGCCCCGCCATCGGCGGCCTCGCCGACGCCACCTCCCTGCGCACCGCCCTGGCCCCTGTCGTCCTGATGCCCCTGCTGAGCTGGCTGCTTCTGCGCACCCTGTCCGAGCCGAACGTGCCGCGGTTCCGGACCGAGGTGCCTGCGAAGGGGGACGACGCCGGTACGGCCCTCGGTCCCGCCCCTGCCGACTCCCGCTGA
- a CDS encoding AraC family transcriptional regulator, which produces MTEIRHEPVAPTRTQSLAPGGSIGAHRHDDHQIIYAGRGVLAVTTSEGTWIAPGTRAIWVPAGTVHAHRAHGEIDLHLLGLPATENPLGLDTPTVLAVSPLLRELIIAYTGAEDDDSPERARLRAVLLDQLRASPQQPLHLPTPTSPLLRALCDILRAAPGDGRTLAELGREVGASDRTLSRLFRDDLGMTFPQWRTQLRLHHALVLLTERMPVTAVAHQCGWSSTSAFIDVFRRTFGHTPGSHPAN; this is translated from the coding sequence ATGACGGAAATCCGCCACGAGCCCGTAGCCCCGACCCGCACCCAGTCGCTGGCGCCCGGCGGCTCGATCGGTGCGCACCGGCACGACGACCACCAGATCATCTACGCGGGCCGCGGCGTGCTGGCCGTCACGACCAGCGAGGGAACCTGGATCGCCCCGGGCACCCGTGCCATCTGGGTGCCCGCCGGCACCGTGCACGCGCACCGGGCCCACGGTGAGATCGACCTGCACCTGCTGGGGCTGCCCGCCACCGAGAACCCACTCGGCCTGGACACACCGACCGTACTGGCCGTCAGCCCACTGCTGCGCGAACTGATCATCGCTTACACAGGCGCCGAGGACGACGACAGCCCCGAACGGGCCCGCCTGCGCGCGGTGCTCCTCGACCAGCTACGGGCTTCCCCCCAGCAGCCGCTGCACCTGCCCACCCCCACGTCACCCCTGCTGCGCGCCCTGTGCGACATCCTGCGAGCCGCTCCGGGCGACGGCCGCACCCTCGCCGAACTCGGCCGCGAGGTCGGGGCGAGCGACCGCACCCTGTCCCGGCTGTTCCGCGACGACCTCGGCATGACCTTCCCCCAGTGGCGCACCCAACTCCGGCTCCATCACGCACTGGTCCTCCTGACCGAGCGGATGCCGGTGACCGCGGTGGCACACCAGTGCGGATGGTCGTCCACCAGTGCCTTCATCGACGTCTTCCGCCGCACCTTCGGCCACACCCCCGGGTCCCACCCCGCAAACTGA
- a CDS encoding DUF3140 domain-containing protein codes for MDDDERKEVWDYFRDLVNMTPAELDTWLETDESRAAGQHKGGGESTGHASGRRITQILRAGKSDLTDDDYLHMRKVVGYIRRHLAQRPSGDVRDTRWRHSLMNWGHDPLA; via the coding sequence GTGGACGACGACGAACGCAAGGAGGTCTGGGACTACTTCCGGGACCTCGTGAACATGACACCGGCCGAGCTGGACACGTGGCTGGAGACGGATGAGTCCCGCGCCGCCGGGCAGCACAAAGGGGGAGGAGAGTCCACCGGGCACGCGTCCGGCCGACGCATCACACAGATCCTGCGGGCGGGGAAGAGCGACCTCACGGACGACGACTACCTGCACATGCGCAAGGTGGTGGGCTACATCCGCCGCCATCTGGCCCAGCGGCCGTCGGGAGACGTACGCGACACCCGGTGGCGGCACTCCCTGATGAACTGGGGCCATGACCCGCTGGCCTGA
- a CDS encoding DUF2945 domain-containing protein, which translates to MARDRDEGSEFEKGDKVAWKSHGGQAEGEVEKRITERTEAAGRTVNASPDEPQYQVRSDKSGRPAVHKPSALRKKK; encoded by the coding sequence ATGGCGAGGGACCGAGACGAGGGCAGTGAGTTCGAGAAGGGCGACAAGGTGGCCTGGAAGAGCCACGGCGGCCAGGCCGAGGGCGAGGTGGAGAAGAGGATCACGGAACGTACCGAGGCGGCCGGCCGTACGGTGAACGCGTCACCGGACGAACCGCAGTACCAGGTCCGCAGCGACAAGTCCGGCAGACCCGCGGTCCACAAACCGTCCGCGCTGAGGAAGAAGAAGTGA